A single region of the Cucumis melo cultivar AY chromosome 3, USDA_Cmelo_AY_1.0, whole genome shotgun sequence genome encodes:
- the LOC103485740 gene encoding uncharacterized protein LOC103485740: protein MKSNKEVMILQCAIENCKWSLRSSCCIHADRLLWVLTRFDSEHTCSIDVPLTDHRLATFTVIKDLIKNKISLTGSELSTPKDIVHFIRAEHDLSISYQKAWRAREVALDDNHGSPEESYKMLPRFAYILELNNPGSVVEYKVDVDGRFLYFFMTLSVSISGWQHYHPVISIDGTSLKNKYGGTLLSAPTPDANDQIFPPAFYVMDSENDSS, encoded by the exons ATGAAATCAAACAAGGAAGTTATGATTTTGCAATGTGCCATTGAAAATTGCAAATGGTCCTTGCGTTCTTCTTGTTGTATTCATGCCGATAGGTTATTATGGGTTCTTACTAGGTTTGATTCTGAACATACATGTTCAATAGATGTTCCATTAACTGATCATAGACTGGCCACCTTTACTGTTATCAAGGACCTAATAAAGAACAAAATATCTTTAACTGGTTCTGAATTGTCAACTCCCAAAGATATAGTTCATTTCATTCGTGCTGAACATGATTTAAGTATATCCTACCAAAAAGCATGGCGTGCTCGTGAGGTTGCATTGGATGATAATCACGGATCTCCGGAGGAATCCTACAAGATGCTACCTAGATTTGCATACATATTAGAACTCAACAACCCAG GTTCTGTTGTTGAATACAAAGTTGATGTTGATGGTAGATTTCTTTACTTCTTCATGACATTATCTGTTTCCATTTCTGGTTGGCAACATTATCATCCAGTCATTTCTATTGATGGAACAAGTTTGAAGAATAAGTACGGTGGTACTTTGTTATCTGCTCCAACACCTGATGCCAATGATCAGATTTTTCCACCAGCCTTTTATGTTATGGATTCTGAGAATGATTCCTCATAG